Genomic segment of Arachis hypogaea cultivar Tifrunner chromosome 11, arahy.Tifrunner.gnm2.J5K5, whole genome shotgun sequence:
TCTAATCATATCATTAAGTATGGATATAAATTAAtgactaaaagaaaaaaatgtaatttattttttttaaaataaattatctgTGCCGAAATGAAAACTTTGAACTGGAAAATTATCAATCAATAGTGAAAGTTCGAACCAAAATGTATGTTAACCAATTTATTACTATCTATTTCTAATAGCATCTATTGTTAAATTGACCCACATATTGCTAGTTGCACACATGGAGTGGTTTAAAATATAGTCCTAGAAGGTGACATTTCCGTTTGCAGCAGCCGTgtaaatgttattttattttgttgcatTTTCGCTGGCACGCACTATCAGAAAAAATAgccgtttaaatttttttacatttatatttgtacagttattaaaaaaataataaatttgatttttatattttatatctgcaaaaatatcaataaatatacaaattgatcaattttatgaaaaatattagaaattattaaaatttattattttttatcatcacttagttattaatttaatttttttaatctaataatttaataatatattttattctatatttttaaatattaataattaattgataattaaaaataataaattttaataatttttaatatttttaatttttatatcctgATTTAtacgaataaataaaaaaatacggcAGACATAGGTAACCTAGCTGGTAGCTCCGATCCCTAAGTTCTAAAGTCAACGCTTCAAtgtcaaaactcaaaaccaaTTAATTTGCTccatttaatatcaaaatttgttatttttaattattatttagcatcaatttaatttttttagtttaataatttgataatatatttttaaatattaataattaactgataattaaaaataataatttttaataatttttaattatctctaatattttttaatttaaattaaataattttaatttttaattagcacCTTTAATATTTCAACAAATTAGGTTGACGTGTCATGCATCAACAGGAagaagtaaatatcaaattaagatatatatttaaaaatatcaaattaaaaaatattatatgttagTTAGACTTTGTTTGTTTATAGACATCAGATACTGAAATAGGGACACAAAGATACAAAATTGTATTTGACATATAAGATATAGACAGAAAAAATATTATGTCCAAAGatattaaattagtgtattttgtatctATCTTAACAAAAATGACACAAAGATACTAACAAAagatataacttattttttatttttttattatttttattaatttttataatgagaataaattaaatttttatcatttattttagtttaccatttaataaaatacaaaaatattaatttttatgtctATTTTTTTGTGTCTTATTTTCAGTGTTTTATactatttttagaaataaatgcAAGCTACATATCGACCTCCAAGTTCTTAATTACTTGCCAAAATTTATTTCATCTTATGAGTTTGGTTTGTTTTTGGGTTAAAATATCACTAATAATGTAActtcaatcaattttttttttattttagtaagatataattatttatgtatttttatttattattttaaatttttaaataaataattttataacactTCAATAATCTaatatagagtttaatttttgttagacAAAAAAATTTAACTGTTTAAGCATGtggttatttaaataaatttgtatTGTTAGATGCTTATTAGTTGACAAACAACAAcaaccataataataataatatttacgtGTAACATTGTTGTtgtctaataatattttattattagtatttataaattattatatttattaattattattaaaataatataattttaaatataataaatatatcattaaaaatattaaattaaataaaataacttttttttgttgCCTACGGTATCtcccaacccgacaggtcaagAACTAATCTGTCGCGTATCTGagttccatttaagggtttgtcgctggccaatgAGTTACTGCATGCATAAggcaaaataaaataactttagtTATTGTACTTTTAACATTTTCAGCCGTCAGCTATATTTTAAGTTGAGTTTAGAATAAATTCAACAGGTTTAAAATGTAATATATAACGGACTAAAGTTGATActttaaatactttttttaaagtatttaaattaGGGAGTCACTCAAGTAAAGATGTCAAAAAcgcttttttaaagatattttttaataattaaaatttaatacatataatcgattaaactgtgttatttttatcaaaatcagaCCAGATATatcaatttagttaaaaaaaccAATAAATTAAATGTTGAACCGgtctaaattaataatattttataaaaaaataactataatatctctattataaaaaataactaaaatattcttctatatatatatatatatattaattttgaaaactttaaattctaaccgTACGACGACAGATAAGAAAATGACTAGAATTTAAgattcttaaaattaatatatataataggaatattttagtcattttctataatagaaatattgaagttattttctataaaaaaaatattaatttaaacgaatttaaaatttaatttattattttttaatcaaattaatttatttaacctaattttaacaaaaataacataatttaatcaattatatatgttaaattttaattattaaaaaatatctttaagaaAAAGATGTTTTAGAGGTATTTACCATCTAATTATCTATTAACTTCATTCGTCGACTGCAGATTAGCATTAATCATGAATTCAAAGACAACTGGCGGACCAAAGAGCAAAGAGATTAATTATCACAGAGTTCTCACATATATGAACGACATATATTGGCCCGAACATAACTTaattcaaacaaaacaaaatgtataattacatatataatcATAAATATAATGTTGTACGGTATCTCTAATTTGAAAAGTCAAAAATTAatctaatttataataaatttattattggtCAAGAGAACTAATCACTCGACGTATATAATTAATCACAGATATGAATCATAGGGCGGCAAGTATTGATCTATATAGGTTGATTAGGTTCCATTATTCCCGTATATTTCAGATACCACAAACACATTCAATAACATTCTCTAAATTCATTAAAATCACATTTTTCCCATCATGCCACCTCTCATTGTTGAAATGAAGGATGTTGTATTTATCAAACCATCTAAGTCTACACCTTCCTCTGTTCTCTCTCTATCTACACTTGATCATAGACCTGACCTTAATATGTTATACCATATCATTCAagtttacaaatcacaaaaacatGATGGTTACCCAAATGACCAAATTGACCCTAACCCTATTAATGTGATAAAAAAATCACTCTCAAAGGCCTTGTTCTATTACTACCCTCTTGCCGGTAAGATAGTCAAACATGATGATGGGAAGTTTAGAATCCATTGCAATTCCAATGATAGAGTTCCATTTATAGAAGCAATTGCTAATTGCAATCTCTCTTCTCTTAATTACCTTGATGATGGTAGTAGTGATGACATGGAAATTGCAAAACAATTGGCCTTTCAGCTTCCTTCACTAGGTGATGAAAATGGCCACCAATACCCTTTAAGGTTCAAGGTGACCAAGTTTCTATGTGGGGGATTCACAATTGGAATTGGGATCTCACATATTTTATGTGATGGATTTGGATTATCTCAATTTCTTCATGCCTTAATCGAGTTAGCAAGAGGAAGAAACGAGCCATCAATAAAACCTGTTTGGGAAAGGGAGAGGCTGATGGGGTCAATTACCGAAATACCCTTGCCGAGTCCGATCAATAATGCCTCGGCCGCAGTTTCACCACATCTTCCGGCCACGACACTCGTGCATGAATGCTTTAAGGTGGATGGTGAGAGTATAAGAAGACTCAAAATGAGATTGATCAAAGAATATACTAGTCACAATAATATTAAGACTATGAaagaaattttcactaattttgaATCACTCACTGCTTATATTTGGAGGTCAAGGGCTAGAGCCTTGAAACTAAACCATGATGGAAAAACTTTGCTAGGTATAGTAGTTGGGGCGAGAAGACATTTGGATCCACCTTTGCCTGAAGGGTATTATGGGAATGCAATTGTGGATGCAAATGTTGTCCTTTCAGTTAAAGAACTCATGGAGAAACCTCTCTCACAAGTTGTGAAGCACATCAAAGAGATCAAGAAAGCTGCTTTTACTAGAAACTATATCACGGATTCAATTAACACTTTGGTGACAAAAGAACAAGATTTTAATGTGGAAGGTATTGGTGCATATTTTAATGTGACCGATTGGAAATATTTGGGTTTCTTGGAAAACATGGATTTTGGAGGGAATGTTCTAGTGAATTTATTACCAGCACCATGCAACATGTTTGCCATGGTGGATTTGTGCATTTTTGCACCTCCTAGCAAGTTGGATTCATCAATGAAAGATGGAGGAGTTAGGATTTTTGTGTCTCTTCCTAATGATGCCATGCCCAAGTTCAGAGAGGAGATGGAAGCTCTTATACTTCTTAATAATATTTGAACCCAATAATAATATATCCTAGGAATCCATGCAACATATGGATATATATAATATCCcttaatttcatgtttatttgtttaatttctctttgtttttgtttttctttttcttttttgtacaaTGATCATCATGTTTGTTTCTTTATAAGTCTTTTTCTTTGTGTAAGATTTGGTTGTTTGTTGGTTGTTGTGTTTAATGTTTGTGCATGGTAGTTTCTTTTAATAAACGGGAGTCATTTGGATAAaggtcaaaaatatttttaataattaaaatttaatatatataattgattaaactgTATTGACAAATTAGTTtagccaaaaaattaataaattaaattttaaatcgatctaaactaatatttttttaataaaaaattactataatatttctattataaaaaataactaaaatatcttatagtcattttctataatagaagtattgtagtcattttttataaaaaaaatatattaatttagaccagttcaaaatttaatttactaatttttcgattaatataaattaatttatctgaccTAATTTTGACAACAATAATAcagtttaatcgattatatgtattaaattttaattattaaaaaatatctttaaaaaaatacggTTTAATCGTCTGAGTGACCCTCTTAATAAAaacttataataatttattgtttaaaaagAATGACCACAATGATCATACATgcattgttatattttttatatcgTTAGTACAAACTCGAATTGATATATTAGAATAACTCCTTACATCTGCAAGGCCACTATATTCTATTCATGTCAgtctaataatattattataaaagtaaaaaaaacttACAAAATCATTGTAGTACTGGTACAAACCAGCAGCCCTaaactagaattaaaaaaaatcagaagTCAGAACAAAGGATAAAAACCAGCAATCGTCAATTTTATTTGGTTTGGATTGATTTTTAACACTTCTAGTAATTATACTCCCTCTTTTTTATGCCTTTGTCCATTTTCtgcattattaatataaaatcgttgaaatgataaaatttttatatatgtttttgGAGAAGAAGTGGTATTTTGAACTATTTACCATTTAATTTATATATCAATATCAACCTTTGTCCCTCACTCTTACAGATTTAATATTAGTAACTGAAAATTCAATTTCCATATACTATCAAAGTGAAATATCAATTATATGTCTTCATTCCTTTCTTGATGAATTTCAtgcatttaatttaattctatatCTACCAGTCTCATTTAAACATAGTTAGGGACTCTTTCTCTCACATTCAATCTCTCTCGTTGCCTCCTTCATCATTCACCACCCTATATGTGGTTCGCATCTCTACCACTATTTGGACTTTGAAGTAGCTCATTATTAAAATGATTCtggcaaatatttttttaaagattaatttgactttagataaatttataaaatatcgaATGATCAGTGATATGTCATGTGTCACTGATATAATATgtcaattattttataatatgtataattaatttatcatattaTATTACTTGACACTTAAGatgatatattattatataattaacgaaaaaattaatttaatttataattatattttttatgaattaatttgACGTGTTTAACTTTTTAATGGGCTTGCTACACATTCATGTAACCATGTAATCAAGTTGGCCCAAACCCAAAACAACTAACGTGTTTCCaatctcattaaaaaaatataattttcacgTGCCACATACAAACGAAACAACTACTTCATTCGCACTTCATTATGAAAAAATGTTCCTTTTTCTTCAACACACACAAAACCGCTTCGtctcttcgaatctctctcaaaatcatTCAAACTTCAGTCACATTCTTTGCGAAAAGCACTACTGCAGCAGAATCGCGAGAAGATTTGGTAAGGAACAACAAAAAAAGAACGAAAACAGCATCATAGACTACAAAAGGCATGAGAAAAACTACTGTTCATCTGAAATCTTGCAATGTCGCGTTTCTCCTAGTTGTATTTTAGGTTTACTgaatttattttcttcatttaGTAGATCAAACTATTGTGCATGCCTTTCTACAGTATAACTAGGGTTTGGAATGAAATTTATTGTTGTTTTCATTCAGTTCAGTAGACAGTGTAACGAGCGCTTTGAAATTAGTTGTTACACTGTTCAGTACTTCTTTTGTACGGAAAAATACTATTCTTGATGATTAAAAGTAGAAAACGATTTATTCTTGACATGAacattgttcggttcggtggcaTTCTTGAAATACTGTGATTGAATTTTTACAGTAGTATAACTAGGGCTTTGGAATAAATTTTgtggatatttttaaatttgaccaAATGAATTTTATTCGGTTCGGTGGCTTCCTTTTGCTTTGTTCAGTGGCTTTTAATTGACTTGATTAAGATATATATGCTTGTACTTAATGGTGTATTGAGTGAAGTATTGACCAAACTTTTTCCTTACAGCAAAACAGAACAAGACAATGGCAACAATGAAGGAGAAGCCGCACTATAACGTAagcacattaaatatatttatccgcTTTCATTCGAATAATATCTATTTTCtattataaatatatcctcaCATTTTGTTTCAAAACTTATAGAAAAATCATTATTGCAGATGCCAAACAAAGACAATGGCAACAGTGTACAGGAATATGACTCAAGAAAAAAAGATATAGTGGAAGAAATGGGATTTGGTGCCCTGGCACATGTCCCAGAAATAAATGTCTCTCATATCCTGTTGAGAGAATTGATTGATCACTTTGATGAAGAGAAAGAATGCTTGAAAACTCTCCAGGGCAGAATATACATAACTCCTCAGAAAGTAGCAGCTGCCCTGGACATAACCAACGGAGGTAATACACTTTTCACTTACTGCTTATTTTCAGTTCATTGGTttatagaaaattaaattgcGCTTTTTTTTTTACTGATTTGTGCTACTAAAATATTGTAGGGAATTGTTTTGATGATAAGGTTGATTACAACAACCTAAATCCAGAAGACAAGGAATGTGCTGGATATGAGCGTAGAAGGGGAGGAGAACCGGAAAAAATTCAAGAGGACTTTTGTTGTCTTCATACAAAAGTGCTTCTTGCTGCCCACAACGGTAAGTGTGGCCTCCCCAATCCATAATTAAGCCACCGATCTTTCATGTCGACAACATTCAGGAATGGAATTGGGCAAAACATATGCTCAACTTCTTGACGAAAGGAGTTGAAAACAAGAGAAAGGGGAGGAAACAGTCTGTTGATGGCTGTGTTTTTGTGAAAGTATATCAACAGAGAAGTAAATGATGCTTAGGTGGCCCATTGGACAAAGCAAATGATGCTTGAACGGATTTCTAGAGAAGTAACAGAACTATTGATAAACACACACTCTACTAAAATTTCCCCTAAAGTTTAGTTTCAAATACTTTAAAAATACTCTACTAACTAAATAAACTTCTGTTttaggttataattaatttatttgtcataCTGGTAATTGTTCACCATATGAGCCTTTTTCGGTTTGGTGGGCTCGCATATTTGCTTCACCTGATTGTTACTGTATTCAATTGAGTCCTTGTGCATGCAAAATGTTTCTTTGATCATTAAATAATTATCATGTTTTATGGCTTTTTATTCAGCATCATTCGGTAAACCGGGTTGCTCATGTTGATTAAATAGTTGTTATTGTATTTCTCATTAAATAATTGAGTCCTTGTTTCTGTTTTAGGGAATtctgtacaaaaaaaaaaagaatgaaaaaatagaaacaagaaagttggataaaaaagaaaaaggaaagaaaataaaaaaaattgtcgaTCTGGATTCTTCTTCGGAAGAAGAAAGATTTTTCGAATCTGAATCTCAATCTGAATCTGACAAAAGACCACCGGCAAAGAGAGCAAGACAAAAGAAGGTGCTTGTTGAGAAGGATTCACAATCAACAAGTGAAACTGAAAGCATTTCCACAGATTCAAAAAGCAAAAGTGAATCCGAAAATCAGtaagtttaattttcatattgatttcatttaacttgtagcttaaatttgttcttatacatttgttcttatgtattgcagagaagaagaaataaaaaaaatggaacaaagaaaaaaaaacaaccaCCGAAGgtggttaaaaaaaaaaggaagcctGTGCCAACAGATTCAGAGAGCACAAGCAAATCTGAAAGCCAATAAGTATTGTTCAGCAAATGAATTCCTTTCAGTTTGGTGGTCTTCTAATTTTCGGTTCtgccttttaattatttttggtttGGTGGTATCTGTCAATTTGGTTGAATTGattgttattttcttgttcttGCTTATATTTTTCTCGGTTGTAAATTCAATGTGTTTGTTTGTCTTGCAGAAAATAAGAAATTGAGAAAACAcccataataaaaagaaaacaaccgcaaagagtgacaaaaaaaaaaccaaatctGACAAGAAGTAAGTTTCTTGAATcagattttcttttattcatactTTCATTTTAGGTGTATTGATATTTATTTTATGAACTTTCAGAACTAAACAAGGAAAAGACAACACTGTAGAAAGAAGAAGGCAAGCGTTAGAGATgataagagaaaagagataaaaaaaaatgatggAGCTCAGTCAACACACATTGCTCCGGATCAGTTTGCCTCAACAGAGGTACGAAATGAATCCTCTGAGACGTAAGATTCAATTTCTTATACcaagttcttttcctttctttgctTACTTTTGCTAGAACCTTTTGTAATTCCTCTAGattcaattaataatatttatttatcttggtTAGACTGCCAACTGTAAATCTGGAAAGTGAACCACTCTTGCAGACTCAGGGAAGCTGCGCACCATCTGTAAATGCCCAAGACAATACCAGGTTCGTTGCACTCTTTACTTTCGGTTCGgtattttcaaaaaatgaatttgatgtgtttCTAGACCTCTgctttgtaaaatattttagaaaaaagaaaatccatCCAAGAAAGACTTTAAAAAGTCCACCagtgtaagttaaaaatatttatgttactctATCAGATTTAggtaattaaattttgtttaattaatctcACAAAAAACGTGTTTAAATGTCAATAGCGCTACACCTAATTCTGATCTACAAATCATTCAGGTTCAACAAGAAACTCATTCTGAACCTTTGAAAATGTGAGCTTTTCAATGTGCAGATTCCCGTTTCTTagaacaaattctaattattcaataTTAACTTCTTCCTTGTTTACATTCCTTAGAAATCATCTTGCATTGTCTCTTCCAAGTTCTCTTCAGGAAGAGTTGATCAATGATGACTTTATCTATGTCCCTCCAAAGAGTCAAACACAACAAACCTCTAATAAAGAGTAAGTTTATAAATATTTGTTCACCACATGAATCTTGTTCGGTTTTGTGGGCTAGGTAATTTTAAATCATTACTGAAATATTTGTTGTTTAATGCAGCAGCCCTACAAaacaacaagaacaacaacaagaagaagaagaacaacctgAATTGTAAGTTTTACCATTATTCACCATATTGCTTAATTTAGGTTCAGTGGATTTGGTTATTTTAAATCACTTGATAGATAGTGTGTTCAGGATTTAGGGTTATTTTAAATCACTTCAACATCTATTAATGCAGCAGCCTTTTGGAACCACAACACTAGCCCAGCAAAGAAGCAGCAGTGCAGCAATCGGAAGAAGAAGTAGATGTTAATGTGTAAGTTTCACTGCTTATACAAATCCCAATAATTTCACTTCACTACATGTTTTAATTGTAAGTTTTATCTCTTCTGTTTCTTACAGCTGCCCTCCGGAACCTAAAAAGAAGGCTGTCGAGATATCTTCATCGAGAAAAACAGAGCCAAAACCTGCGTTGTCTCTTACGAGTTCTGTTATTGAAGAATTATTGAAAGATGACTATTTCTATGAAATTTCTGATGATGAGTAAGTTGCACATAAaagttctttttattaatttaaatgagtTGTTTTTGAACTGTTATCGGTTTAATGCAACAGCCCTGTCGAAGAAGAACAGCAACCTTGCCAAAGGGAAGATGATATGCCTTCCTTTAACCTTGGGATAAATCCACCAGCATTTCAACCAACTGATCCCTCTGAGCCGCCTGTTTCACAGCTTGAAGTCCTAGCAGAGGCGGTGGTAGATGCTGGAGTGACGGCAGCATTAAAGTTTGTTGAAGCAACAACTTCCGAGCCACCCTTGCCAGCTGCTACAgttttaaaaactctagaaaaaaaaaatgaaaatctcAAAGGAGTTGATCGAAAAGTGTTATCATTTGATGACACATGTAAAAAAGACAAAAGATAGTAGCAACGAATATGATGCAATATTCGTCTTGAAACATGGGACGCTTTATGAGGGGTTAAGAGGATATTTCATGTCTCTAATGCCCGGAGAACAAGTGCATACCTCGGTAAATTCTTTCCCAAttgctttaaaaataataatttttctaaacACTCTTATACAGTATATCTCATAACTTTTCTTTATGTAGGTTGTCAGTATACATAGCATGATTCTCAACCAAATCAAAGTTCGGCGGTATCAGGAACAAATAGACATTGTGCCGCTGGATATTGTGGTAAGCTAAATTTCTTATTCACTACTGATTCCTGTTCGGTTTAGTCAGAATGTTAATATTGGTTCACCTGATTCTTATGTGTTctgttgagttcttttgcatgaaGAAAACTTTTTTCTTCATGAATGAATATTTTTCACTTCATATTCAGCATATGAATTGTGTTCGGTTCGGTGGAAATTTGATTTAACTAATCTTCGTTTTGCAGAATTTTATGTTGGGAAGACATGGCGTGGAGTACATTGATAAAACGACAAACAAGGCATACCGGTTTGATATTGAGCAGTATGCCCACTATCGCCAGTTTCTTGACAAAATAAAACTTGCTTcgcatccatttgtaagttgtaatttctaaaaattcttcaATAATTCTCTCATCAGTTTTTTGTTTCCACTGAAATATTCTATCATTTACCCACAATTCAGCTATTTGTGCCAATTTGCAACGGAGCTcattggtggttgtggattgctgatgtcaagaaaaaaaaattttatgtgctTGACTCTACTAATAAGCCAGAAAAACATATACCTGAATCAAGAGTGATGCTAAaaaaatttgttgtaagttattcttcttgtaaattattcaaataatttagtACATGAAATGAGTTCGATTCACTGTTgatgctttttttttaatttttgtgtccCTTTTAGGGATTAATAATTTCTCAGATGAGGGTTTACGCTGGGGCGGAACCCTTAATGGAAGATGGGCTGGGGAAAGAAGTAGAGTATATCCAACTGAATAGTCAACGTACAGAGTAAGAATCTTTCTCTTCTATAGTGCTATATTTgatgtattttattttgtatactatTAATCGTATTATACTCAATTTTTGCTTAGATATGATTGTGGAATATACATCATGAAATGGCTCGAAATAATCGATCCACGAAAAATCAACAACGGGAAGAGATGTAAATATAGAGCTTGGACACAAGTAAGtactttctaaattaataaacttctttcttttcttatttcagtTGGGTTCATTTGTTATGTAACTAATTCCTTTCAATTGAAATGTAGGAAGAGATTGATGACTTCAGGTACCAATATGGTCCAAATCTTCTGTTGCATGAAATGAACAAAATCAGAGAGCAAGTGATTGGGAAATCTGAAGCAATAAAATGCCAAAGCCATCTGCTGCCCTCTTCAGCCTTTATTGTAAATTCACATATGGGGATTTAGATAGTAAATAGGATATACTGTGATTCACTGGTTGTATTTgacaatattttgtttaacttgtttaaaaaagcaaacaatgcttctttcaatgtatatatgtgaatattaatgtaaatgCTAATCTATGTATCTAATCttaatatcaataatttttttaatgtattcaATGTACTCATCTCACATCTGAGATGTTAATTTATAAATCTCTTGAAACTGTCTGGGTGCTATTTTATTTCAAGTTCTCAGTGATTACAATCAGTGTATTTACCAATACATTAGTAACACCAAAAAcacagtgaaccgaaattaatacactagCCGAACCGAAAGTTTCAAACgcactgaaccctgaaccctaaacccctaaacccctaaaaccctaaacccataaacctctaaaaccctaaaaccctaaagcctaacactaaaccctaaatcctaaaaccctaaaccctaaaccctaattcttaaaccctaaactctaaaccttaaaaccctaaag
This window contains:
- the LOC112723739 gene encoding tetrahydroanabasine acetyltransferase; this translates as MPPLIVEMKDVVFIKPSKSTPSSVLSLSTLDHRPDLNMLYHIIQVYKSQKHDGYPNDQIDPNPINVIKKSLSKALFYYYPLAGKIVKHDDGKFRIHCNSNDRVPFIEAIANCNLSSLNYLDDGSSDDMEIAKQLAFQLPSLGDENGHQYPLRFKVTKFLCGGFTIGIGISHILCDGFGLSQFLHALIELARGRNEPSIKPVWERERLMGSITEIPLPSPINNASAAVSPHLPATTLVHECFKVDGESIRRLKMRLIKEYTSHNNIKTMKEIFTNFESLTAYIWRSRARALKLNHDGKTLLGIVVGARRHLDPPLPEGYYGNAIVDANVVLSVKELMEKPLSQVVKHIKEIKKAAFTRNYITDSINTLVTKEQDFNVEGIGAYFNVTDWKYLGFLENMDFGGNVLVNLLPAPCNMFAMVDLCIFAPPSKLDSSMKDGGVRIFVSLPNDAMPKFREEMEALILLNNI